In Mycobacterium stomatepiae, the following are encoded in one genomic region:
- a CDS encoding MMPL family transporter: MMRLSRSLRRYRWLVFTGWLLALVPAIYLALTQSGNLTGGGFEVSGSQSLKVHDQLEDQYHDLGASSLALVAAPRPDASYDDMNNAVAQLRQIAGEFPGVTEKTNPLQRPPQPDRPYVLTLRLDARNAGTSDIAKQLRQKVGVKGDQSGQTANGRVRLYVIGQGALSAAAAANTKHDIAKAEQWNLPIILIVLLAVFGSLAAAAIPLTLGVCTVVVTMGLVYFLSAYTTMSVFVTSTVSMFGIALAVDYSLFISMRFREELRSGRQHREAVDAAMATSGLAVVLSGLTVVASLTGIYLINTPALKSMATGAIMAVAVAMLTSTTLTPAALATFGRAAAKRSMLLHWSRRPESTQSRFWNRWVGAVMHRPWISSIAAATVLLVIAAPASSMVLGNSLLRQFDSSHEIRAGVAGASEALGPGALGPIQVMVSFPDGGASAPEHSQTLAAIRQRMAQAPHIASVTPPQFADDNSSALLSAVLSVDPEDMGARQSVDWMRAQLPKVPSDGTARVDVGGPTALIKDFDDRVSETEPLVLLFVAAIAFVMLLLSIHSVFLAFKGVLMTLLSVAAAYGSLVMVFQWGWLRDLGFAHITSIDSTVPPLVLAMTFGLSMDYEIFLLTRIRERFLHTGNTRDAVAYGVSTSARTITSAALIMIAVFIGFAFAGMPLVAEIGVACAVAIAVDATVVRLVLVPALMAMFAQWNWWLPGWLRKVLPSVDFDRPLPEVDLGDVIVIPDDISALTAPSADLRMVLKSAAKLKHLAPDAITVADPLAFTGCGRNGKDAEEPRGQGPGQIPHQVNIDDEDAVAITLGGEKNGSNGQTKAASGAKKLVDGLAARNGISRAMPWGERPVHPVTLWRGRLSVAIDALETGSRRHDRPQYKRRCPVETTNVQLPTGDRLQVPTGAETLRLKGYLIMCRNSSRDFAEFADMVDTLDPETAAVVLAGMDRYYCSQPPKQQWIASELVRQLADPHPCDLPDDHRSEPDTRADWDDVRQRCLSVAVAMLEEAR, encoded by the coding sequence ATGATGCGCCTCAGCCGCAGCCTGCGCAGGTACCGATGGTTGGTCTTCACAGGCTGGTTGCTGGCATTGGTGCCGGCGATCTACTTGGCGTTGACACAGTCCGGCAATCTCACCGGCGGTGGTTTCGAGGTCTCCGGTTCGCAGTCGCTGAAGGTCCACGATCAGCTCGAGGATCAGTACCACGACCTCGGCGCCTCGTCGTTGGCCCTGGTGGCCGCCCCCCGACCCGACGCCAGCTATGACGACATGAACAATGCCGTGGCACAGCTGCGCCAGATTGCCGGCGAATTCCCCGGCGTCACCGAGAAAACCAACCCCCTGCAGCGTCCGCCGCAGCCCGACCGGCCGTATGTGCTGACCCTGCGACTCGACGCCCGCAACGCCGGCACCAGCGACATCGCCAAACAGCTGCGGCAAAAGGTGGGCGTCAAGGGCGACCAGTCCGGGCAGACCGCGAATGGCCGGGTGCGGCTCTACGTGATCGGGCAGGGCGCGCTCAGTGCGGCTGCGGCGGCGAACACCAAACACGACATCGCCAAGGCCGAACAGTGGAACCTGCCGATCATCCTGATCGTCTTGCTCGCGGTATTCGGGTCGCTGGCCGCCGCCGCCATACCGCTGACCCTCGGCGTCTGCACGGTCGTGGTGACGATGGGACTGGTCTATTTCCTGTCCGCCTACACCACGATGTCGGTGTTCGTGACCTCGACGGTGTCGATGTTCGGCATCGCGCTGGCCGTGGACTATTCGCTTTTCATCTCGATGCGCTTCCGCGAGGAATTGCGCTCCGGGCGACAGCACCGCGAAGCGGTGGATGCGGCGATGGCGACGTCCGGGCTGGCGGTGGTGTTGTCCGGGTTGACGGTCGTCGCCTCGCTCACCGGGATCTACCTGATCAACACTCCGGCGCTGAAATCGATGGCCACCGGGGCGATCATGGCCGTCGCGGTCGCGATGCTGACGTCGACGACCTTGACGCCGGCGGCGCTGGCGACGTTCGGCCGCGCAGCCGCCAAACGATCGATGCTGCTGCACTGGTCGCGGCGACCGGAGAGCACCCAGTCCCGGTTCTGGAATCGCTGGGTCGGAGCGGTGATGCACCGGCCGTGGATCTCGTCCATCGCGGCGGCCACGGTGCTACTGGTGATCGCGGCGCCGGCGTCGTCGATGGTGCTGGGCAACAGCCTGCTGCGCCAATTCGATTCCTCGCACGAGATCCGGGCCGGAGTCGCCGGGGCATCCGAGGCGCTCGGGCCCGGCGCGCTCGGCCCGATCCAGGTGATGGTGAGCTTCCCTGACGGTGGTGCGTCCGCACCGGAGCACAGCCAGACGCTGGCCGCGATCCGGCAGCGGATGGCGCAGGCCCCCCACATCGCGTCGGTGACTCCGCCGCAATTTGCCGACGACAACAGCAGCGCTTTGCTGTCCGCGGTGTTGTCGGTCGATCCCGAGGACATGGGCGCCCGGCAATCGGTCGACTGGATGCGCGCCCAGCTACCCAAGGTGCCCAGCGACGGAACCGCGCGCGTCGACGTCGGCGGGCCGACAGCGCTGATCAAGGATTTCGACGACCGGGTATCGGAGACCGAGCCGCTGGTACTGCTATTCGTCGCGGCCATCGCGTTCGTGATGCTGTTGCTGTCGATCCACTCGGTATTCCTCGCCTTCAAGGGCGTGCTGATGACGCTGCTGTCAGTCGCCGCCGCCTACGGAAGCCTGGTGATGGTGTTCCAGTGGGGCTGGCTGAGGGATCTCGGCTTCGCCCACATCACGTCGATCGATAGCACCGTTCCCCCGCTGGTGCTGGCGATGACGTTCGGGTTGTCGATGGACTACGAGATCTTCCTGCTCACCCGCATCCGGGAACGCTTCCTGCACACCGGGAACACCCGCGATGCCGTCGCGTACGGCGTCAGCACCAGCGCCCGCACCATCACCAGCGCCGCGCTGATCATGATCGCGGTGTTCATCGGGTTCGCGTTCGCCGGCATGCCGCTGGTCGCGGAGATCGGGGTGGCGTGCGCCGTCGCGATCGCGGTCGACGCCACCGTGGTGCGGCTGGTGTTGGTTCCGGCGCTGATGGCGATGTTCGCGCAGTGGAACTGGTGGCTGCCGGGATGGCTGCGCAAGGTTCTGCCGTCGGTCGACTTCGACCGGCCGCTGCCCGAGGTCGACCTCGGCGACGTCATCGTCATTCCCGACGACATCTCGGCGCTCACCGCGCCCAGCGCAGACCTGCGGATGGTGCTCAAGTCGGCGGCGAAGCTCAAGCACCTGGCACCCGACGCCATCACTGTCGCCGACCCGCTGGCCTTCACCGGCTGCGGTCGCAACGGCAAGGACGCCGAGGAACCGCGCGGCCAGGGCCCCGGACAGATTCCGCACCAGGTCAACATCGACGACGAGGACGCCGTCGCGATCACGCTCGGCGGTGAGAAGAACGGCAGCAACGGTCAGACCAAGGCCGCGTCCGGCGCCAAGAAGCTCGTCGACGGCCTGGCCGCACGCAACGGCATCTCCCGGGCCATGCCGTGGGGCGAGCGGCCGGTGCATCCGGTCACCCTGTGGCGCGGCCGGTTGTCGGTTGCCATCGACGCGCTAGAGACCGGTTCTCGCCGCCACGATCGGCCGCAATACAAACGTCGCTGCCCGGTGGAAACCACCAATGTGCAATTGCCCACCGGCGATCGGCTGCAGGTCCCGACCGGTGCCGAGACGCTGCGCCTCAAGGGCTACCTGATCATGTGCCGTAACAGCAGCCGCGATTTCGCCGAATTTGCTGACATGGTGGACACATTAGACCCGGAAACGGCTGCGGTGGTGCTCGCCGGAATGGACAGGTATTACTGTTCTCAGCCGCCCAAGCAGCAATGGATCGCCTCCGAGTTGGTCCGTCAACTCGCGGATCCGCATCCTTGCGATCTACCCGACGATCACCGGTCGGAACCGGACACCAGGGCAGACTGGGATGACGTCAGGCAGCGCTGCCTCTCGGTGGCCGTCGCGATGCTGGAGGAGGCGAGGTGA
- a CDS encoding XRE family transcriptional regulator has protein sequence MTLAADRRRVPPPPEPAAETRPNFDQPVEFWPTAAIRSALQGGDIETWKRIAAALKRDPFGRTARQVEEVLEGTRPYGISKALWEVLERARIHLEANERAEVARHVGLLIERSGLAQQEFAARIGVAPEDLATYLDGSVSPSASLMIRIRRLSDRFVKAKPSPAPDPE, from the coding sequence GTGACGTTGGCAGCCGACCGTCGACGCGTACCGCCGCCCCCGGAGCCCGCCGCCGAAACTCGTCCAAATTTCGATCAGCCGGTCGAGTTCTGGCCGACCGCCGCGATTCGTTCGGCGCTGCAAGGCGGCGACATCGAAACCTGGAAGCGGATCGCCGCCGCGCTCAAGCGCGACCCGTTCGGCCGCACCGCCCGTCAGGTCGAGGAAGTCCTCGAGGGCACCCGCCCTTACGGCATCTCCAAGGCGCTGTGGGAGGTGCTGGAGCGCGCCCGTATCCACCTGGAGGCCAACGAGCGCGCCGAGGTGGCCCGCCATGTGGGGCTGTTGATCGAGCGATCCGGTCTGGCCCAGCAGGAATTCGCCGCCCGCATCGGCGTAGCGCCCGAGGATCTGGCTACCTACCTCGACGGCAGTGTCAGCCCGTCGGCCTCGCTGATGATCCGGATCCGCCGGCTCTCGGACCGGTTCGTGAAGGCGAAGCCGTCGCCCGCGCCCGACCCCGAGTGA